A stretch of Monomorium pharaonis isolate MP-MQ-018 chromosome 7, ASM1337386v2, whole genome shotgun sequence DNA encodes these proteins:
- the LOC105836930 gene encoding protein yellow: MELIWVFVLFIGFVHPSQPSHLQVAYQWKYLDWVWPNIHLTGKNYTLGNAFTQDVDIDRQGRVFVTSPQWLAGVPISLSLVTKVPGPGGPLLVPYPNWSWHISFSCESIVSVYRLAIDECNRLWVVDTGRVSMKAVCPTKILIFDLATDRLIHKYVVPDDQVLYGKAALVTPIVDVGKTCLDTYLYVADVDQNGLVIYDLYRDHSWRVNNTRGNAFGPDEDAMNITIAGEWFDLTDGTLGMSLSPFGYFNHRYLYFNSLASYHQKFTDTFSLIQSEFREPAIFQSNYKRASQAGVQATSRRGVIFFQLVQLTAIACWDIGKPFTPENVVIIAQDEETLQYVSGIKVIANRAGEEELWFNTNRLQKTINMSLKPTETNFRIIRGKVDDIIRGTNCEPHGARPEAPDTVFWRQI, from the exons ATGGAATTGATTTGGGTGTTCGTTCTATTCATCGGGTTCGTACATCCGTCCCAGCCGTCGCACCTCCAAGTGGCTTACCAATGGAAATATCTCGATTGGGTTTGGCCAAATATACATCTGACGGGGAAAAACTATACCCTGGGCAATGCCTTCACACAAGACGTGGATATCGACAGACAGGGCCGCGTGTTCGTGACGAGTCCACAGTGGTTGGCTGGTGTGCCAATTAGTTTGTCCTTGGTGACTAAGGTGCCCGGTCCTGGTGGTCCTTTACTCGTACCGTATCCTAATTGGTCCTGGCATATATCGTTCAGTTGCGAGAGCATCGTATCTGTCTACAGATTGGCG ATCGATGAGTGTAATCGTTTATGGGTGGTCGATACCGGCAGAGTATCGATGAAAGCGGTCTGCCCCACGAAAATATTGATCTTCGATCTCGCTACGGATCGGCTGATCCATAAATATGTGGTGCCGGATGATCAAGTACTGTACGGGAAGGCAGCATTAGTTACGCCAATCGTCGACGTCGGAAAAACGTGTCTCGATACTTATCTCTACGTGGCGGACGTGGATCAAAATGGACTGGTGATTTATGACTTATATCGCGACCATTCCTGGCGAGTAAACAACACCCGTGGCAACGCGTTTGGCCCGGATGAGGATGCCATGAATATTACGATCGCCGGCGAGTGGTTCGATTTGACTGACGGTACGCTCGGTATGTCACTGTCGCCGTTTGGATACTTTAATCACAG atatttgtattttaactcGCTCGCGAGCTACCATCAGAAGTTTACGGATACGTTTTCGTTGATCCAAAGCGAGTTCAGGGAGCCAGCaatatttcaatcaaattacAAACGCGCGAGCCAAGCGGGCGTACAGGCGACCTCCCGAAGAGGCGTAATATTTTTCCAATTGGTCCAATTAACTGCCATTGCCTGTTGGGACATCGGGAAACCATTTACTCCGGAGAACGTCGTGATAATAGCACAAGACGAGGAGACTCTGCAGTACGTGAGCGGCATTAAGGTGATCGCGAATAGAGCCGGCGAGGAAGAATTGTGGTTCAATACCAACAGACTTCAGAAGACGATAAACATGAGCCTCAAGCCGACGGAGACAAACTTCCGAATAATTAGAGGGAAGGTCGACGATATCATTCGGGGTACAAATTGCGAGCCGCATGGCGCGAGACCGGAAGCACCAGATACCGTCTTCTGGCGTCAAATATAA